The Triticum aestivum cultivar Chinese Spring chromosome 7B, IWGSC CS RefSeq v2.1, whole genome shotgun sequence genome window below encodes:
- the LOC123160210 gene encoding GDSL esterase/lipase At5g03610-like: MKLPPAVACLLLLVVVFAAARVEARGTPSSKRSKNQWSSMFVFGDDFVDNGNVPNNIGEKTSRQWSYPYGSYLNTHYATSPVLAGRFSNYRMQSDFIARMLGLNEAPPAYELTSDQSSDSSGMTFAFGGAGVFKVKTKKVPTLAAQVQTFKRLVNDGVISTHQLHHSVALIAISGNDYMSDSDIETGFYTSFDDLDTYIGNVATEILDNVAQLQMLGVRKVLVNNLHPIGCTPLHTSSNNYTTCDLLGNYGASVHNKYLKQMLDERDNVHILDLYSAFTDIVNHAPGGGSDQSKDFDGKLTPCCESTDEGGFCGERSHSGKRLYDLCENPDKTFYWDQTHPTHAGWEAVMKALQQPLTEFLDEDYIA, translated from the exons ATGAAGCTTCCTCCGGCTGTTGCGTgtcttctcctcctcgtcgtcgtctttgcTG CTGCACGTGTGGAGGCCCGAGGCACACCTTCTTCAAAGCGGTCGAAGAACCAATGGTCCAGCATGTTTGTCTTCGGCGACGACTTTGTCGACAACGGCAATGTTCCAAACAACATTGGTGAAAAGACATCACGTCAATGGAGCTACCCATACGGCTCCTATCTCAACACTCATTATGCTACGTCTCCTGTTTTGGCCGGGCGCTTCTCCAACTACAGGATGCAATCAGATTTTATCG CAAGGATGTTGGGCCTCAATGAAGCCCCTCCAGCGTACGAGCTCACATCAGATCAATCTTCTGACtcatctggcatgacctttgcttttGGGGGCGCTGGTGTCTTCAAGGTGAAGACCAAGAAGGTGCCGACCCTTGCCGCACAGGTTCAAACTTTCAAGAGGCTTGTCAACGACGGGGTCATCTCAACACATCAGCTTCACCACTCCGTCGCGCTCATCGCCATCTCCGGCAATGACTACATGAGCGACTCCGACATTGAGACCGGCTTCTACACAAGCTTCGATGAT CTCGACACTTACATCGGAAACGTGGCGACTGAGATCCTAGATAACGTGGCACAACTTCAGATGCTTGGGGTGAGAAAAGTGCTAGTAAACAATTTGCATCCCATTGGTTGCACGCCTTTGCATACTAGTTCGAACAACTACACCACATGCGACCTTCTTGGCAATTATGGCGCGTCCGTCCACAACAAGTATCTAAAGCAAATGCTTGACGAAAGGGATAACGTTCACATTCTGGACCTCTACTCAGCCTTCACTGACATTGTCAATCACGCCCCTG GTGGAGGATCGGATCAGTCCAAGGATTTTGATGGCAAGCTGACCCCATGCTGCGAGAGTACCGATGAGGGAGGGTTCTGTGGAGAGCGTAGCCATTCAGGGAAGCGCCTGTACGACCTATGCGAAAATCCCGACAAGACGTTCTACTGGGACCAGACACACCCAACACATGCTGGGTGGGAGGCTGTAATGAAGGCGCTGCAACAGCCTTTGACGGAGTTTCTCGATGAGGACTACATTGCATAA